TGCTCCCAACGTTAGTCGGTATTATCATTCTCTATGTAGTTGCTCCCAAAATTCGTGCGTATGGAAAATTCACGGTATCAGGAATTCTGGAAGCAAAATACGGGCGAACCTCCCGTAACATTGCGAGTGTCATTATCATTCTTGCCTATGTAGGTATCGTTTCTTATCAAATGAAAGGCTTTGGCTTTATACTTAATTTAACCACAGGAATGAGCGTACAGACCGGTACCATAATTGGCGCAGCTATGATTATCTTTTTAGCTATGATCGGCGGTCTACGTTCGGTTTCACAGACAGATGCCATCAGTGGTTTCCTCATGGTCGGTGGACTGATCATTACGGTACCGACAATTATAGCTGTCGCAGGCGGCTGGAGTGAAGTAGTTGCTAATGTTCCCGAATCTCATATGAGTTCTACTGGCGGGTTAACAACCATTCAAATGATCGGGTATTTACTTCCGTCCCTATTCTTATTATTAGGGGATCAGAATATGTACCAACGTCTGGCATCCTCCAAAGGGGACAAATCAGCTAAACGCGCACAGCTTGGCTGGCTGATTGCAATGCTTGTCATTTCACCTTCCATTTCACTGATTGCCTTCGCATCACGTTCTTTATTCCCAAATATTGATCCGGGTATGGCATTGATGGCTACCACGGTAGCGATGCCAATGGCTATTGGCGGAATTCTGCTTGCTGCCGCAGCGTCCTTTATTATCACAACAGGAAACTCATATCTATTATCTGCAGCTACTAATTTAACGTATGACCTCTATGGAAAATACGTAAATAAGGATGCATCGGATAGAAAGCTATTATCGATGACTCGTATCTTTATCGCAGCACTTGGGATTTTCTCTTACCTGCTCATCAGTTATTTCCCAACTGTACTGAGCGTTCAGATGTATGCGTACACGGTATACGGAGCAGGACTTACGCCTGCTGTCCTGGCAGTCTTCTTCTGGAAGCGTGTGAACGCAGTAGGAGGCGTATCCTCTATGGTGGCAGGAGTTGTAGCCACTCTTACATGGGAAATCATCCTGCAGAAGCCGTTTGAGGTCAATAGTGTAGTCGTGGCCGTGCCTGTAGCGGTCATTGTGTTGATTGTTGCCACTCTACTGACGACGAACAACTATCAAACGCGCAGTGTGACTTCTAATGCCTAAAATTAAAATGACTGTCGAGGTTATCTCGAGGCCACTGAAAAACCCCTTTCTACCCAGGGAAGTTGTGGCAGGTTGTTGTTGCTTCTCACGAATCGCTTGTCGGTGCATGCTTGCCGCGGGCACGGCCTAAAGCTAACTTGGTCAAGAATACCACTTGACCAAGTGGATCTTCGGCTCGCGCTGTTCCCGCAGGCGTCACCACCGAACGCTCATCGTGGAAACAAAGGGTATCCATTTAAAAAGAGGGGTATTCTGGAACTTATAAAAGTGAAAGAAAAGCGTGCTGGAGGGAAGCTAAACCCATCTAGCACGCTTTTTTTTGGAGTCTGCCTTTCATAAATTTTCAGTTTTTCAGCGACCTCGGTTATCTCGACAGTCTTTTTAATTTTGCATAGTAATTTCCTTACAAAAAATCTATGATTCAGGGGATGGCTACTGTGGGGAGGCACCGGCTATTTAAATCATACGGATAAGGCTGGTTCGTTTTTAGGAAGCGATGAACCCCAAAAAAATCCGCAATTAAGAACAAAAATGTAAGTCAATAGTAGTAAATATTATCTTTTGATGGTAAAATATGTCTTATACATAGAGATTAGGGGACTTTAAACAAGTCCATAGAATTAATAGAAAAGGTGCGAAATCTAATAATATCAATAGTTAGGAGGCGTATTTATACGTACATGCTTACGGCATGTTATTTCCCACTCTATTCTGTTCATTATCATATTTTTGTTCGTTATGTAGAATTTTGTCAAATTCAAACCGTGAAGTTTGTTCAGTAAAGCAGGAGGTAGATGAGCAATATGATTCGAGTCATGATTGTTGATGATCATAGCGTACTAAGAGATGGAATTGCGCTTGTAGTGAACTTAGCTAAGGGATTAGAAGTGGTTGAACAAGCCAGTACAGCAAATGAACTAAAGGAGAAAATCGGTCTTTGCCAGCCGGATGTTGTGATTATGGATATCCATCTTCAGGAGGAAAGTGGAATTGAAGTGACCAGATATGTGAAGAAGCACTTTCCCAAAGTTAAAATACTCATGTTGACCATTGCAGACGATGAGCAATACTTACAGAGAGCTTTAGATGCCGGAGCTGCTGGTTATTTGTTAAAAGATACTTCTAGTGATGAGCTTATTCATGGGATTATTAATGTTTACCGGGGTGACTGTGTGATCCCGCCTTCGATGACCAAGAATTTAGTTATGAACTATAAAAGAAGAAAAAATGCTATGACTTCGGATTCCCAACTTACGAAGCGTGAACACGAAGTATTGCATGAACTGACGAAAGGTCACACGAATAAGGAAATTGCCCATATTCTGTATATCAGTGATAAAACTGTAAAAATACACATCAGCAACATCTATCGTAAATTAAAAGTGAAAAGTCGATCTCAAGCCGTTCTTTATGCTGTTCAAAATAAACTGCTGCCTCCCGTGGGCGTGGATTAACCAGCAATTTTACAGGGAGATATAATCATCCATAACCAAACAAAAAAGGTTCCGATTATCGAAATTTGATAATCGGAACCTTTTTTGCGTGGTGGTGGAATATTAAAGCCAACTTGGAATCAATAGATATAGATGGACTAGTACCTTTGGTGTACATCTTCTATTAATTCTAAAGGCATATAAAAATACGCTGAACGGATAATGTTAAGAATATTCGAAATATAAGATGATAGATACAAGATAAACACGCAAGTAGAGAGGAGGATTTTATGAAACCCTGGCATCTGCGTGTGATTTCATTCATTTTTGTTCCTCTTTTCACTCTCAGTCTTGTCGTTTCATTACTTTCGCAGCTAGTCACAGACACGGAGGCTGCTTTTGTTTCCGAAGAAAAGCAGCAGATGACGATTTCTACAGCTTCTCTTTTTCCCGGCGAAGTAGAAGAAAAAGTAGCAGAATTAAAAGAGACTTACGAGCATACACACTCTCTTTTCCTCACCCTTTTAGAAGAAGACAAAGATTTAAAGGAACTCAAAGAAAGTCGTACTGAACTGAAAGAGAGCATGGAAGAGTTTGAAGCTTTACATAAAAAAGTAGTAAATCTACTTATTGCTCATAAGAAAGATGATCTTCCTTTTGTTACAGAGGGACTGGAGGAAATAGAGGAAGTGTTGGCTCGCTATAAAAAAATGGATATAGAACTAACGGATGAAAAAATAGAAGAAAAGGCGAAAGTAGAAGCAAAAGAAAAACGTAAAGAGCAGCAAGAAAAACAAGAAGAGAAAAAAGAAGAAGAATCAGAAGAAAAAAATACAGAACAAGAAGATAAAGACCAAGAAGAAAAAGAGGTAGATGATCCAAAAGAAAAAGAGCAGTCCTCTGCCAAAAAAGAAGAAGAAAAAGAAACAGAAGAAAAAAATGCGGAACAAGAAGATAAAGCTCAAGTAGAAAAAGACGAAGATGCATCGAAAGAAAAAGAGCAGTCCTCTGGCAAAAAAGAAGACAAAGCTAAGCCAGAGAAGGACATAGGCGACCCGAAAGAAAGTAATCGGGAAAAGACAGCGGAGTCGGATGAAGGTAAGTCCAAAAATAAAAAGGAAACGAATTCCCATACTTCCAAACAAGATAGTAAATCCAGCACTTCCGATTCTTCTAAACCGAAAAGCAACAAAGAAAAAGAGCAGGATAAGGCTTCTGCGAAAGAAGAGAAAGAAAAGCCTGCTGAGAAATCCACAACTGAAGATAAAAAGAATGAAAAAGAAGAAGAGCAAGAAGAAAAGGATGCTGCTGAAGTGGAAGCAGAGTCAGAGTCAAAAGATTTAAAGCAAGATCAATAGAAATCAGGAGGTTTCCACCATGAAAACGGTGTTAAAAGTTTGTAAGAAAATCATATCCGTGCTGACCGTTCTAGTTATTCTTACTTTGGCGGTGGTGGTTATAGCGGTAAAGGCCAGTGGAGGAGAACCGACCATTCTAGGTTATCAATTTAAAACGGTCCTATCTGGTTCCATGGAGCCGACGTTTCAAACGGGTTCTATTATAACCATTAAATTAACGGAAAAAGACCAGCAGTATTCAAAAGGTGATGTCCTCACCTTTATTGATAAAAATGAAAACCTCGTAACTCACAGGGTTACGGAAGTAAAAAAGGCGAATAATGAAACTCTTTATACAACTCAAGGGGATAATAATGATGGAGCTGATCTTGACCCTGTACTATCTGAAAATGTGGTGGGACATTATACGGGCTTCACGATCCCTTATCTGGGTCACATCGTAAATTATGCCGGCTCTAAATCCGGGGCAGCCCTGCTGCTGTTTGTGCCCGGTATCCTATTGTTTATCTATGGCGGTCTGACTTTTAGAAAAGCCGTCAATGACTTTAAAAAACAACATGAAACAGCCTCAACGAATCAATAAGTGTTCCACTTCTTATGTTTTCCATACATAAGAGTTTACAAATAAAAAGGAGGAGATGGAATGAGTTTTTTTAAGAAAGTAAGTGCTGGAGTGGTGACTGCGTCCTTAGGGCTATCATTAATGGGAGGAGGAACTTATGCATACTTCAGCGACACAGAAACGACCAATAATACGTTTGGAATGGGAACGTTAGATGTGTCGGTTGATCCGGAAGTAATTGTGGATGTGAATGACCTGAAGCCAGGGGACACGGTACTTAAAGAATTCAAATTAGGTAACGAAGGCACTCTTGATATCAAGTCTATCAGCCTATTAACAGATTATAATGTGATTGACGCTGAAGGTGACAATAACGGCTCAGATCTTGGGGATCACATTCGCGTAAACTTCTTGTGGAACTGGGATAAAGAAAGCGAGCCTGTTTTCCAAACGACCTTAAGTGAACTGCAGGGCATGGATCCTGACACAGTAGCGAAAGACGTATTCGATCCGCTATGGGAACAACGCGGTGGCTTAGATGTAGGCGATGAAGATACTCTATGGGTTCAATTTGAATTTGTTGATAATGGTGAAGACCAAAATGAGTTTCAAGGTGACGACTTGAATCTTACTTGGCAATTCCATGCAAATCAAACCGATGGTGAAGATTACGAGTGATCAGAGGGAGTTACTAATCTTGAATTAACAGGAGGGTGATTGGATGAAGAAAAAAGTAGTTTCATCGACACTTACGTTAACGCTAGCTCTAAGCGGTCTTGGTATCGGGGCCAGCAGTATCCATGCGGACGATTCAAAATTAAAAATGAATGAAAAGTATGGTACCCCGTCTTATATTATTGAAAACTGGGAGATGCCCAAGTTTTCATCCTTAACTAAGCAGTCGCATTCCGTAGAAGATATTGCTTTGTCTTATCTTAACTATCAAAAAGATAAGTTCAAACTAAAAGGAAACAGTAACGAGAATTTCAAAGTCCTAGATACTCAAAAAGATGCAAAAGCGGGTACTTCCCACGTGCGTTTAACTGAGCAGTATAAAGGAGTGCCAGTCTATGGGGCTCATCAGACTGTTACCCTGAATGAGGAGGATGAAGTAAAAGCCTTCTTTGGCAAGGTTGTACCGAATATGGATGAAAAAGGAATAGACACAAACGCTGAAATTACAGGAGAGCAAGCAATCGAAACAACTAAAGCTTCTATTGAGAAGGAAATCGGGGAGGTAGAGGCTTATGACGCACCACCTTCCAGTGA
The Halobacillus halophilus DSM 2266 DNA segment above includes these coding regions:
- a CDS encoding sodium:solute symporter family protein, with protein sequence MELQQNPNLLWFIVIYGLIMVGIGIFMSKKVAGSEDFVLAGKSLGPFVLMGTLLATWTGSGSISGGETSMAFSYGILPSLMMMLPTLVGIIILYVVAPKIRAYGKFTVSGILEAKYGRTSRNIASVIIILAYVGIVSYQMKGFGFILNLTTGMSVQTGTIIGAAMIIFLAMIGGLRSVSQTDAISGFLMVGGLIITVPTIIAVAGGWSEVVANVPESHMSSTGGLTTIQMIGYLLPSLFLLLGDQNMYQRLASSKGDKSAKRAQLGWLIAMLVISPSISLIAFASRSLFPNIDPGMALMATTVAMPMAIGGILLAAAASFIITTGNSYLLSAATNLTYDLYGKYVNKDASDRKLLSMTRIFIAALGIFSYLLISYFPTVLSVQMYAYTVYGAGLTPAVLAVFFWKRVNAVGGVSSMVAGVVATLTWEIILQKPFEVNSVVVAVPVAVIVLIVATLLTTNNYQTRSVTSNA
- a CDS encoding response regulator, whose amino-acid sequence is MIRVMIVDDHSVLRDGIALVVNLAKGLEVVEQASTANELKEKIGLCQPDVVIMDIHLQEESGIEVTRYVKKHFPKVKILMLTIADDEQYLQRALDAGAAGYLLKDTSSDELIHGIINVYRGDCVIPPSMTKNLVMNYKRRKNAMTSDSQLTKREHEVLHELTKGHTNKEIAHILYISDKTVKIHISNIYRKLKVKSRSQAVLYAVQNKLLPPVGVD
- a CDS encoding DUF4047 domain-containing protein, whose product is MKPWHLRVISFIFVPLFTLSLVVSLLSQLVTDTEAAFVSEEKQQMTISTASLFPGEVEEKVAELKETYEHTHSLFLTLLEEDKDLKELKESRTELKESMEEFEALHKKVVNLLIAHKKDDLPFVTEGLEEIEEVLARYKKMDIELTDEKIEEKAKVEAKEKRKEQQEKQEEKKEEESEEKNTEQEDKDQEEKEVDDPKEKEQSSAKKEEEKETEEKNAEQEDKAQVEKDEDASKEKEQSSGKKEDKAKPEKDIGDPKESNREKTAESDEGKSKNKKETNSHTSKQDSKSSTSDSSKPKSNKEKEQDKASAKEEKEKPAEKSTTEDKKNEKEEEQEEKDAAEVEAESESKDLKQDQ
- the sipW gene encoding signal peptidase I SipW, which produces MKTVLKVCKKIISVLTVLVILTLAVVVIAVKASGGEPTILGYQFKTVLSGSMEPTFQTGSIITIKLTEKDQQYSKGDVLTFIDKNENLVTHRVTEVKKANNETLYTTQGDNNDGADLDPVLSENVVGHYTGFTIPYLGHIVNYAGSKSGAALLLFVPGILLFIYGGLTFRKAVNDFKKQHETASTNQ
- a CDS encoding CalY family protein translates to MSFFKKVSAGVVTASLGLSLMGGGTYAYFSDTETTNNTFGMGTLDVSVDPEVIVDVNDLKPGDTVLKEFKLGNEGTLDIKSISLLTDYNVIDAEGDNNGSDLGDHIRVNFLWNWDKESEPVFQTTLSELQGMDPDTVAKDVFDPLWEQRGGLDVGDEDTLWVQFEFVDNGEDQNEFQGDDLNLTWQFHANQTDGEDYE